The window CTTTAAAGATAGTAATAAGTCCAAGTTCTCTATCATTAATTACAGTTAATACACCTATTGCAAGTAGCAAAAATATCACAGATAAAAACAAAATTGCCGGTGAAAATAAATTGCCAAAATCCGTTTTAAAATTCTTGGTTTTTGGTACGAATTGAGGTGCTGGTGTTTCATTACTTACAAATAAATACCTTAAAACTTGAGGATTGAAAAATGGTGAACCATTCAAATCGTTAAATATCGAATTTAATACGTTGTATATACCGACGGACAATTGCAAGTCAACTGGACTTGGAATAAAATCAATGTTTACCTTTTGTCCGTTGTATAGTGCGTCTGTAAAATTACTCGGAATTATCATAACGGCGTTCACTTCGCCAGATTGCAAAAGCTCCACATAATTTTCATCTACATACCTAAGTGTACCACCCTTAAAAAAGGACATAACAAGCTTTATTGTAAACCGCGACAGTGCAGAATCATCCAAGTTGTACACCCCAAGTTTAACATTCGAGACTCCAAATCCATTGAAAAATATTATACTTGCAACTGTAAGCACAACAGGTAAAAGGATGATGAGTACTATATTTACAGGTTTTCCAATAAGTCTTTTAAATTCATACCAAACTCTCACCTTTTCATCCTTTCTATTTAAGAATAATTACAGAATTTTTTCCATAAATTCTTACAGCATCTTCTATGAATTCTGGGTTGTGTTTTGAAGAGAGCACAAACAAAACTCTTCTCTTTACAACGGGAACATCCACGTGCCCATCTGTAAAGATTATTATCCCCTCCACTCCTACCTTTGATTGTGCAAGATCCACCGCAGGTTGAAGATTAGTTTCTCCTCCACCGTATATTTCTAAATCTTTCCAATTTCCAGATTTGTATTCCGTCACCATAGTTACCGATTTATCCACTTGTATTAAAATCAACTGGGAATCTTGTTTTGCTATCTTTTCAATCTCGGTTAAAAATTGATTCATTTCCTCTTCTATTATACTTGCACTTGTATCCAAGATAACGGCTAACTTTGACTTATATTCATATCTCCAACCTGGCTGATCATCGTATCGTCTATTTGGTCTTAATGGTGTCATGTATTTATCTCCTTTTATAGATGCATTAGAAA of the Thermosipho affectus genome contains:
- a CDS encoding ABC transporter permease — its product is MRVWYEFKRLIGKPVNIVLIILLPVVLTVASIIFFNGFGVSNVKLGVYNLDDSALSRFTIKLVMSFFKGGTLRYVDENYVELLQSGEVNAVMIIPSNFTDALYNGQKVNIDFIPSPVDLQLSVGIYNVLNSIFNDLNGSPFFNPQVLRYLFVSNETPAPQFVPKTKNFKTDFGNLFSPAILFLSVIFLLLAIGVLTVINDRELGLITIFKVNNEKWYKYSVVKFLALFFLGLFVSFSVYLVGNLFGVKIPFSIFFPLSLTAIIFHSALSIFISSISPNKAVANILGISLSMFFFFTSGSITPVTTLPKAMFKLASYTPSYKLTYALRNYQLNNIGISQELKYLIVVSIIAFVVMIFTVRKEFLKK